Proteins from a single region of Caloramator sp. E03:
- the ispD gene encoding 2-C-methyl-D-erythritol 4-phosphate cytidylyltransferase has protein sequence MVSAVIVAGGKGERMVYDIPKQYIDIGGRQILSITLEAFENCDFVDEIVLVVPENDIDFCLKNIVERYSFRKVKKIVKGGSSRQKSVYNGLLECNPLTDIVIIHDGVRPFISSELIKKSVEGAKAYGACAVGVYVKDTIKIVDEEKFILSTPNRDNLIAIQTPQTFKYDLILKAHEIAKKENIVSTDDTALVERMGYKVKIAEGSYYNLKITTIEDIVIARVIYESLKA, from the coding sequence ATGGTTTCAGCAGTTATTGTAGCAGGTGGAAAAGGAGAAAGAATGGTATATGATATTCCAAAACAATATATAGATATTGGAGGTAGGCAAATTCTTTCAATTACTTTAGAGGCTTTTGAAAATTGTGATTTTGTTGATGAGATTGTACTTGTTGTTCCAGAAAATGATATAGATTTTTGCTTAAAAAATATAGTAGAACGCTATTCTTTTAGAAAAGTTAAAAAAATAGTTAAAGGGGGCAGCAGTAGGCAAAAGTCAGTATATAATGGGCTTTTGGAGTGCAATCCTTTGACTGATATAGTAATTATACATGATGGGGTTAGACCTTTTATTAGTAGTGAGCTTATTAAAAAAAGTGTTGAAGGTGCTAAAGCTTATGGTGCTTGTGCTGTAGGAGTTTATGTAAAGGATACAATTAAAATTGTTGATGAAGAAAAGTTTATCCTTTCAACTCCTAATAGGGACAACCTTATTGCAATTCAAACTCCTCAAACTTTTAAATATGATTTGATATTAAAAGCCCATGAAATTGCAAAAAAGGAGAATATAGTATCAACTGATGATACGGCTCTTGTTGAAAGGATGGGATATAAAGTAAAAATAGCTGAAGGTAGCTATTATAACCTTAAAATAACAACTATAGAGGATATAGTTATTGCAAGGGTAATTTATGAATCCTTAAAAGCTTAG
- a CDS encoding PIN/TRAM domain-containing protein translates to MLDKIFRWLLTVIGLVLGYALAGIFVRLDFFHQFINFNQSSISLIIFYIVCILLFGLMLYVIAPFIIKILWNITGFLEGALQKIPTNDIILSVGGLIIGLIVANLFIGAVTKFISVASSTILAVIGSIISLLVNIIFATLGVNIALKKKEDLYNIFTFMKKFGKDKKNKGEAKTFNSQPKILDTSVIIDGRILDILKTGFIEGPIVIPSFVLEELRHIADSSDSLKRTRGRRGLDILNLIQKELGISVEICERNFENIQEVDSKLLKLAQALGGKVITNDFNLNKVAEFQGVSVLNINELANAVKPIVIPGEDMHIQIIKDGKETGQGVAYLDDGTMIVVEGGKKYVGDIVDVTVTSVLQTAAGRMIFAKIKNAQDKAV, encoded by the coding sequence ATGTTAGATAAAATTTTTAGATGGCTTTTGACAGTAATAGGGCTTGTCTTGGGATATGCTTTGGCAGGTATATTTGTAAGGCTTGATTTTTTTCACCAATTTATTAATTTTAACCAAAGTTCTATATCATTAATAATATTTTATATTGTATGTATATTGTTGTTTGGACTTATGCTATATGTTATAGCTCCTTTTATAATTAAAATTTTATGGAATATTACAGGATTTCTTGAGGGAGCACTTCAAAAGATTCCTACAAATGATATAATCCTATCTGTTGGTGGGCTTATAATTGGTCTTATAGTTGCAAATCTTTTTATAGGTGCTGTTACAAAGTTTATTTCAGTTGCAAGTTCAACCATTTTGGCTGTAATTGGAAGCATAATATCACTTCTTGTAAATATAATATTTGCAACTCTTGGAGTAAATATAGCTCTTAAAAAGAAGGAGGATCTGTATAATATTTTTACTTTTATGAAGAAGTTTGGAAAAGATAAGAAGAACAAGGGTGAAGCAAAGACCTTTAACAGCCAGCCCAAAATTTTAGATACAAGTGTAATAATTGATGGTAGGATATTAGATATTTTGAAAACTGGTTTTATAGAAGGACCTATTGTAATTCCTTCATTTGTACTTGAGGAGCTTAGGCATATTGCAGATTCTTCTGATTCTTTGAAAAGAACAAGAGGCAGAAGAGGGCTTGATATTTTAAATCTTATTCAAAAAGAACTTGGAATTAGTGTTGAGATTTGTGAGAGAAATTTTGAAAACATACAAGAGGTTGACAGCAAATTATTAAAGCTTGCTCAGGCTTTAGGAGGCAAAGTAATAACAAATGATTTTAATTTGAATAAAGTTGCAGAATTCCAGGGAGTATCTGTGCTTAACATTAATGAGCTTGCAAATGCAGTAAAACCTATTGTAATACCAGGAGAAGACATGCATATACAGATTATAAAGGATGGAAAAGAAACAGGACAGGGAGTTGCATATCTTGATGACGGTACTATGATAGTTGTTGAGGGTGGTAAAAAATATGTTGGAGATATCGTTGATGTTACTGTCACAAGTGTTCTTCAAACTGCAGCAGGAAGGATGATTTTTGCAAAGATTAAGAATGCACAAGATAAAGCAGTATAA